The nucleotide window CCATATATTCTaagtttgattttgagtttttatttctaaatctttAAATACACAAATTAGGGTTTCGTTTCTTGTaaaatttctaataggaaaaGGGTTTAGGGTTCTGTAAAATCTGTAACAGGAGAAaatgggaattttttttttttgcaaggtatttaatgattttttttttgtatacttAGGGCTTTCGATCTTCCTCTATTCAATTGATCCAGTGTCGATTGACATTTACaggtcactctctctctctctctctatttctctcaatTGATCCAGTGTCGATTAACATTTAAGGATTTTCATTTCCTATAAAATTTGTACACTAGCCATTTACTTTGTGTCTATCAATGTTTATGATgatggttattattatttttgtagccaCTTCTTAGAACAGTCAGCATTATGTTTTATACTTGGGTGACAGGATAACCTTTCTGCAATTGATATCTAATGATGATTTTTATGAgtactattgaaacatggatttcaGTTTTTGGGTTCTTGTTTGCATAGCAAGTGGAAAGATCGTATTCCTCTCATAACGACAGTCACTTAGGTTCTTGCGCCAAGATTCAAATTATGGAAAGCGTAATGATTGCTTAGTGGATTCCAtccttttctttgctatccaaacaataaaaattgtcacatcaaaggaaaactgTTTCTCTGttccattgtttggcatggaatgtctattatccaaacatggccttataTTTATGTCTGAGTCTGACAGCAAGCAACTTGGTCCCAAGTTTCATCTTGAAGGTTGGGCTTGGACAGATCCAGACCCTATActtgcccattgacagccctactgaaAACTGTATAGAGAGCTAGATGATGCTTCAATCTGATTGCCTTTTCCACACTTGTTCAACATGAATATCTGAGcataataagaaaaaaatgaactaGCAGTTCATGGATGGCCAACCCATGACAATTCTCAAATTCTGCAAATTCTATGCACATCACTAACTACTCATTTCTTCATTCTGTAGACTCATTCCTCTGCATCATCTAAAATCTCCCATGCACATTCATAACCAGGACTTTTGCATTTCCAGAAACTAGAACTCACAATGACCTTTGAACTACTCATGTGACTGTTAAGAAGTCCAATTTTGCAGACCTTTCATCTCATTTCTTATTGTAAAATGTGCAAGAAATTCATTTGCTGATCACTGGTTCTGGGAGTCCATTGGTTGTCTTCTAGTCTATCTTTTTGTGCATTTTGTTCTGGGGACAAGGTCATCTGTTTGGAATAATTTGTGTCActatctccctccctctctttctctctctgtatCTTTTATTAGTTTGTTAGAAACACTGCAAGTCACTGTAGGACAAGGTAGCAACATATCTCTCTAGTTTGTTGGTCCAACATGGTCATATGAAGGAACCTTGTATAAGGAAAGCTTTGAGCTGGTGTGCATTTGGTGTATTTTTTATATGTTGCTTCTGGAATGTTGGTTTCTTTAATTGGCAGTTTTGAGTTCTTCTCATGGTTCCCAATGCTATCAAGGCATATTTTCTTATGTGCTCTGCTATTTGTCACTGCTTAAGGTTGTTGGCTCTCTTCATATTCTAATTATTTGTGTCTAACCCTTTATATTTGGAAAACATAGCCATATACTAGGGTATACAAAAGGGCAAAAAACTGCAATGGGTAAGGCCTGAAGCTCAAGAAGGGTGTGATGTGTCAGATTGGTTCAACATTATGGTACTCCATCAAAACAGGTTAGACATTGTCTTTGAGAGTAACATAGAAGTTAGAACACATGAAAAAAAAAGTCTCCTCAACTTAAATTGATTCTTGATGAGTATTTTTCGTGAGTTGCTAGATGTTTTCAGTGGGAAATTAAATGCTTACCTGATTAGTTGCTGCTTATAATTGTACGTCTGTGCATTGCAGGATCAAGACAAATCCCAAAAACGCGATAAATGAACATTTCCTGCCATGATTCCTGGACTTCATAGTGTGGGGCATGAACATGAATGCCTCGTTGATCCACAGGTATTGCTGATAACATTTTTTTGTTATCTGTGGATTACTTCCTTCTTATTGCATCTTATTGAGGGTAGCTTCTGATTTCATAGGAAGTTCTTGGGATGGGCTTTCATATAACTCAACCAGGGTCGTCTGTTGCAACATCATTAATCGATGGGGAAGCAAAGCTTAAGCAtgtccttcttttagaaattaaggtTGTTTTGGTGAAGGAGCCTATTTCTTTTTACCTCCTTTCATATTTTTCGTCAATGGTCATACATGTGAAATACAGCTGGTGATTTCTATTTATAGGAGAATCAATATTGTCCAACTAAAATACCTTTGAAGTCAGTGAAGCCTTTTGAATATGCTAAGGTACAGAGTTTTGTGGAATTTGGTTTTCATATTTTTGAGTATTTTCATACCATGTCATGCTTTCTAAGCAGGTCATTTTAAAGGAGGAGGCAGACATTGAACCCAATGATCAATCATCTGTTCTTGAGCATTTGGACAaagttgtatggatttttctttcCCACTTTCATTAAGACCTACAAAACCTCATACCTTGATGGCTACATACTAGTAACTGTATTTTAATAAGTTCAGACTGCTTCAGGTCAGAAATTTGATTGAGAAAGGTAGCAGAAAGGCTGTTAGTAGGTTCACACTGCTTCAAGCTAGTCTGTATTATCTAgtattgaattgaattaaaataactAGTAGTTCAGTAAAGTGGAAACTATCTTTTGGAATATTTTATACAGAAAATAAACCTCTTTTTCTAGCCTTTCTTGGGTATGCTTGGTTATCATCTGAttcttttagatttctttttCTAAGTTTATTTGAAATATGATTTATGAGAAAAATGCCAAGAGGATTCATCGAAGATGATTGAAGAGGATCTTCACAACATACATGCCAAATTGCCAATGTAAGCAAGAAATGAGTAAGGTTGACGTTGTTATTTTGGAACTTTTGTACTAAAGTTGAAACTTTTGAATCATGGAGGTAGGGTCAGCTTGTTACTTGATTCTTGTCAAGTGACATTTCTGCATATAAAACTAACAAATATGGAGATCCACGATAACTTAAATTTCCCAAGGCAATCTCATTGGGATTGCCTTAGGAAATAACATATGCGAATTGAATTGTTTGTGGTCATTTAAATGAAgaggaaataacaaaaataatggTATTTCTTGGCATGCACATGTACTAACACTTGAGTGCTTTATAGTGAACTCAGATATTTGCATTGAGAACCAGCTAGAATTTGCTGATTTACATTTTATCTCTGCATATTGGAAGCTTATGCATGGTCATAGGTTCCAAAGAACATTCCTGTTGGAAGGTATATCTTCAAATTATCAGTTCATCTCTTGTAATTGACAAGAATTTTGTTCTTTTAATTGGTTGGAAGTGTCTAATTTTTAATTGGTTGGTTATTTGTTCCCATGCAAACTAGTAAATGTACGCAGAATTCCACTTGTCATTTTGTTTTTTGCAAATGCCAAAGTGCTTCATTGTTGTATGAATCATCAAGTATCCAGTGCTAGGTGCTAATATCTTAGTTATCTCAGGTACGTAAGGCACATATGTTCATACATACATAAATTTGTAATTCATTGACAGGTAaagagaattttattaaaaagaacaCCAATGGGctatcatattacaacatatcgAGTAAATATGAAACACCATTGCAGAAAGTAACTAATGGgctgtgtaagacctgtatcctagtacgtactgttccgtcgactcccgcgatccttcccgttgaaGTCCAGCAAtctgcgacgtataatcaacgtttgcgcatgACTCTAAGTCGTATtctgtagaattgagtcggcttaatccgagacttgtaccattgcaaccgcaccgtcgccgcaatTCTAACGCCACGTCTTACATACCGATCAgataccctggcagggaaatGTGGGCCGAcctttattttgaagaaaacgccgcgttctacaacatgtcccatcaatcaatcaatcaatccatcaatcaatcacctcatgtcaagtacaaagcaacccatgctttctttctccataagtcaagcaaccaccaagtcaactctttctcaccctctctcttaaacaaccatacatgtcaagtacacatcacacatcactcaccctttcacccatcacacccatccctcacttctcttataaccctttctctctctctcatttctcaacacaactcccaagctaccAAAAAAATGcacgtccatgcattccaagagagaaaatgactttgtgtggcccacctttcccatcccaaaaaccttcatcctagccattcaactctcatcatcctccatcaaagtgaagcacaaggagaccggcgttccaacggaccgagaagatcgaacggtgggtgcttctataggttagattgtcatgttcttatgatgggccaagtgaggcctaccaatcgatggtatggatctctctttgtaccctaagatgtggccgatggcccaccttgattatcaatgtcatttcatgatggggccattctccatggaccccatcatgatgtttactttctagtttaaaaaggggtcatctagaccttctatttcggtggagaaaggatctccaccgttgattttgatcggtgggcccatatgaaatgggacccacttgatgtatgttatagattatgcaagggagggcccatagtgccggggtccctccatcatcacgtgtttctctctctctctctctccccctctctctttcatatttttggtatgatgatgtggccgtgtggcccgcccagatggaccccaccctaaggcatgtatttttatccaagtcatctattggtggggcccactttataagcattgtatccacaccacccatcatttggtggcccacgtgtgcagcccacttgaaatgcacaaccgtccagcgtccctagacgctggacgattgaatggaaaacacaaatttagCTTGGTGTAAtgcatttggggtgggccacttatgtagaccccaccttgatgcatgttgttaatccacaccgtccattccattctctagatcattttacctgttgagccgaaaaatgaagctgatccgagtatctggtgggccataacatataaaatagtgattttcaccatttaaattcaccttaacTTTTCTACATgctgaaagatgcccaatattgggcttgttggattGGTTTTGGATTATAGAATCCATTGGGTGAGATGGATTCttccaatgtgggccccatgtatgaaaaactgTGAATTTcacgatttcaaaaaaaaaaacaaatatgcagcagacgctgctgctgccgccTGCGGCATGTAGGCGGGCGGACGACAGCAGACCCATGttccagctatgggccccaccatgatgtgtgttttgtatatccacaccgtccattttgtagacCCTTAGGGCAGTAGGCtgccctctaaaaatcagccacatccaagctcaggtggcccacatcataggaaacagtggggttgaaccgtctgccattgaaacccatttttgggttcacaaaagttttaaatcaatatgaaatttgtttttactcttcattcaggtctacgtgaccttatgaacggattagatggcttataaacattatggcgggccccactgggacccacaatgatatatgtgttttattcccaccatgagcccacagtgatgtatgcgttctattcacatcgtccattacTGTGGACAGTGGTacccacctaaatgtatgtgttttattaatgcCGTCCAACTGCTGGatggctagtggaccccaccaaaatgtatgtgttttatacatgccatccagccattttaGCTGGTTGCTGGATGgcagggggaccccaccatgtggtatatgtttcatccatgccgtccatctatatgggcccaccccacgtgtgggctgcacctgatatatatatatatatatatatatatatatatatatatatatatatatacgtgtgtgtgtgtatatatatatgtatatatatattatattgtatatattatatatattatatatatcatttatatattatattatataatgtatacatgatggtgggcctttatggcacccaccatgatgcttgtgttgcatccaaactgtccaaccattttgaaagctcattttacaggcttgagactaaaaataagatagatctataattcaagtggaccccaccttggtatatatataaggccccaGTGATTAGGTtcatcttgtcatatttatggcccattgttgaggcccaccttgttgtgtatgaggctgttgttgaggcccatctcgATATGAATGTAAAGcctatgttatgaggcccatcgtgatgtatttcaaaggcccatgggatatggcccattgcaatgtacataggcccattgatgcggcccacttgatttatataaggcccatatgatgtggcccatttgatgtatccaaggcccatgggttgaggcccaatgggatgtccttagg belongs to Magnolia sinica isolate HGM2019 chromosome 8, MsV1, whole genome shotgun sequence and includes:
- the LOC131254090 gene encoding double-strand break repair protein MRE11-like, with amino-acid sequence MIPGLHSVGHEHECLVDPQEVLGMGFHITQPGSSVATSLIDGEAKLKHVLLLEIKENQYCPTKIPLKSVKPFEYAKVILKEEADIEPNDQSSVLEHLDKVVWIFLSHFH